The following proteins are co-located in the Spinactinospora alkalitolerans genome:
- a CDS encoding PucR family transcriptional regulator has protein sequence MARGLTVADALSLSSLSGAEVVAGAAGLDRVIQRLNVMEVPDILPWVKPDELLLTTGYPLRNTPQDMVRLVRDLAERGLAAVAVKLGRYVDELPGEMLRAADELRLPILLLGDEVAFDDVLNQLLTDILNRQAATLARSEEVHRVLVNVILAGGGLAAITNELPALLDGGVMVTTPDGRVLARSGVSEEVLRDPHHFDLTSGRFHMERFKHGVRALDDDDPRVVQVPILAGNLDHGRIVLISHERPIDHTDVHVLERAAATAALVITKDLAVAAVEGKYQGDFLRDLLAGRAGDPEHAVRHCATLGWDIDRPLVVVVAEMDPEPASPVPAAGDLRPVHERFASAWTMVVRERDPKAAIAGYSQEVVVVMGAGSSGSDHARTVRSMVAQVSGDGGGGRRPFATGVSRVAASPEEIPTAYEQAKQAARVGRQMHGSGAVADFDDLGVFRLISLVPDSAELRAFMTETLGDLAERGDAETEDLRTTLEVLLDNNLNVAETARLLHFHYNTLRYRIGKLERMLGPFTTDPHLRLNLMVALRVIRMRGLRP, from the coding sequence TTGGCGCGTGGCCTGACGGTCGCCGACGCGCTGAGTCTGTCGAGCCTGTCCGGAGCGGAGGTCGTGGCCGGGGCCGCGGGCCTGGACCGCGTCATCCAGCGGCTCAACGTCATGGAGGTCCCCGACATCCTGCCGTGGGTCAAGCCGGACGAGCTGCTGCTGACCACCGGCTACCCGCTGCGCAACACCCCGCAGGACATGGTGCGGCTGGTGCGCGACCTCGCCGAACGAGGACTGGCCGCCGTCGCGGTCAAGCTCGGCCGCTACGTCGACGAGCTGCCGGGGGAGATGCTGCGCGCGGCCGACGAGCTGCGGTTGCCGATCCTGCTGCTGGGCGACGAGGTGGCCTTCGACGACGTGCTCAACCAGCTCCTCACCGACATCCTGAACCGGCAGGCGGCCACGCTCGCGCGCTCGGAGGAGGTGCACCGCGTCCTGGTCAACGTCATCCTGGCCGGCGGAGGGCTCGCGGCGATCACCAACGAGCTGCCCGCCCTGCTGGACGGCGGCGTCATGGTCACCACCCCCGACGGCCGGGTGCTCGCCCGCTCGGGGGTGTCCGAGGAGGTGCTGCGGGATCCGCACCACTTCGACCTGACCAGCGGCCGCTTCCACATGGAGCGGTTCAAGCACGGGGTCCGCGCGCTCGACGACGACGACCCGCGCGTCGTGCAGGTGCCGATCCTCGCCGGGAACCTCGACCACGGGCGGATCGTGCTGATCAGCCACGAGCGGCCCATCGACCACACCGACGTACACGTCCTGGAGCGGGCCGCCGCGACCGCGGCGCTGGTCATCACCAAGGACCTCGCCGTCGCCGCCGTGGAGGGCAAGTACCAGGGCGACTTCCTGCGCGACCTGCTCGCCGGGCGCGCGGGCGATCCCGAGCACGCCGTCCGGCACTGCGCCACGCTCGGCTGGGACATCGATCGCCCGCTGGTGGTCGTCGTCGCCGAGATGGACCCCGAACCGGCCTCGCCCGTGCCCGCGGCCGGCGACCTGCGGCCGGTCCACGAGCGCTTCGCCAGCGCCTGGACCATGGTCGTGCGGGAGCGCGACCCCAAGGCCGCGATCGCCGGCTACAGCCAGGAGGTCGTGGTGGTGATGGGGGCCGGGTCCTCCGGTTCCGACCACGCCCGGACGGTCCGCTCGATGGTCGCCCAGGTCTCCGGCGACGGCGGAGGCGGCCGCAGGCCCTTCGCCACCGGCGTCAGCCGGGTCGCCGCCTCCCCCGAGGAGATTCCCACGGCTTACGAGCAGGCCAAGCAGGCCGCGCGGGTCGGGCGGCAGATGCACGGCTCCGGAGCGGTCGCCGACTTCGACGACCTCGGCGTCTTCCGGCTCATCAGTCTGGTCCCCGACAGTGCCGAGCTGCGGGCGTTCATGACCGAGACGCTCGGGGACCTCGCCGAGCGCGGCGACGCCGAGACCGAGGACCTGCGCACCACGCTGGAGGTGCTGCTCGACAACAACCTCAACGTCGCCGAGACCGCCCGCCTGCTGCACTTCCACTACAACACGCTGCGCTACCGCATCGGCAAGCTGGAGCGCATGCTCGGCCCCTTCACCACCGACCCGCACCTGCGGCTGAACCTGATGGTCGCGCTCAGGGTGATCCGGATGCGCGGGCTGCGGCCGTAG
- a CDS encoding DUF1116 domain-containing protein — MSGESALLTTDPSVVSVGAGMFADALAAQAVPVTRVGFRPPMGDGSLDDALVRVLADPRRAAANATAVERVLAVRPQLVDVRPAGEALGLEAGDFLHAGPPVDWERASGPLRGALMGAMVFEGLAADPDAAERALASGAARLDSCHHHAAVGPMAGVISPSMWVFELADPATGRRSWCSLNEGLGRVLRYGAYGPEVIDRLRWMSAVLGPLLRDAVRAHGPVDIGAIVAQMLQMGDEGHNRNRAGTLMLLREVLPELVGGGAPASDVAEAVRFVSGNDHFFLNLVMPGAKLMMDAGRDVPGSTMVVAMARNGTDFGVQVSGTGDTWFTAPAELPDGLYLGSYGPDDANPDIGDSTIAETAGIGGFVMATAPAIVRFVGGDVDFALATSRSMYEITLAENPAFQLPILDFRGAPTGIDVAGVVRTGVLPQINTGMAGRVPGTGQVGAGLVNPPARCFALAMAALAEAAPPLSTR, encoded by the coding sequence ATGTCCGGAGAATCCGCGCTGCTCACCACCGATCCGTCCGTCGTCTCGGTCGGGGCGGGGATGTTCGCCGACGCGCTGGCGGCGCAGGCGGTGCCCGTCACGCGGGTGGGCTTCCGGCCGCCCATGGGGGACGGCTCCCTCGACGACGCCCTCGTGCGGGTGCTCGCCGACCCGCGGCGGGCCGCGGCCAACGCCACCGCGGTCGAACGCGTGCTCGCCGTGCGCCCGCAACTGGTGGACGTGCGGCCGGCCGGCGAGGCGCTCGGGCTGGAGGCCGGCGACTTCCTGCACGCCGGGCCGCCCGTCGACTGGGAGCGGGCCTCCGGACCGCTGCGGGGCGCGCTGATGGGCGCGATGGTGTTCGAGGGCCTCGCCGCCGACCCCGACGCGGCCGAACGCGCCCTGGCCTCGGGCGCGGCCCGGCTCGACTCCTGCCACCACCACGCGGCCGTGGGGCCGATGGCCGGGGTGATCAGCCCCTCCATGTGGGTGTTCGAGCTGGCCGACCCCGCGACCGGCCGCCGGTCCTGGTGCTCGCTCAACGAGGGCCTGGGCAGGGTGCTGCGCTACGGCGCCTACGGCCCCGAGGTCATCGACCGGCTGCGCTGGATGTCGGCCGTGCTCGGGCCGCTGCTGCGCGACGCCGTGCGGGCGCACGGCCCCGTCGACATCGGCGCGATCGTCGCCCAGATGCTGCAGATGGGCGACGAGGGGCACAACCGCAACCGCGCCGGGACGCTCATGCTGCTGCGCGAGGTGCTGCCCGAGCTGGTCGGCGGCGGCGCGCCGGCCTCCGACGTCGCCGAAGCCGTCCGGTTCGTCAGCGGCAACGACCACTTCTTCCTGAACCTGGTGATGCCGGGAGCCAAGCTCATGATGGACGCCGGGCGCGACGTCCCCGGCAGCACCATGGTGGTGGCGATGGCCCGCAACGGCACCGACTTCGGCGTCCAGGTCTCCGGCACCGGCGACACCTGGTTCACCGCGCCGGCGGAACTTCCCGACGGCCTCTACCTGGGCTCCTACGGCCCCGATGACGCCAACCCCGACATCGGCGACTCCACGATCGCCGAGACCGCGGGGATCGGGGGCTTCGTGATGGCCACGGCCCCGGCGATCGTGCGCTTCGTCGGCGGCGACGTGGACTTCGCGCTGGCGACGTCGCGGAGCATGTACGAGATCACGCTCGCCGAGAACCCGGCCTTCCAGCTCCCCATCCTGGACTTCCGGGGCGCACCGACCGGCATCGACGTGGCCGGGGTCGTGCGCACCGGCGTCCTGCCGCAGATCAACACCGGCATGGCCGGCAGGGTGCCCGGCACCGGACAGGTCGGGGCCGGCCTGGTCAACCCGCCGGCGCGCTGCTTCGCCCTGGCGATGGCGGCGCTCGCCGAGGCGGCCCCACCGCTGTCCACCAGGTGA
- the hisS gene encoding histidine--tRNA ligase — protein MSEQRIVRPTPISGFPEWLPQIRSVEQRWLDHIRAGFERYGFASVETPSVEALDVLMAKGETSQEVYTLHRLQADAGDDSDARLGLHFDLTVPFARYVAQHFNELVFPFKRYQVQRVWRGERPQEGRFREFTQCDIDVINVDQVPLHFDAELPRIVHEVLSGLDIPAWTLNINNRKVLQGCYEGLGIGDPLAVIRAVDKLHKIGADGVRAILVEQVGLSDEQAGVCLDLSGIRGSDTSVLDQVAKLGVRSELLSEGLDELGFVLDSLSDLPAGSVVADLSIARGLDYYTGTVYEATFDDDPGYGSICAGGRYENLAGQFIRRSLPGVGISIGLTRIFAKLVAEGRIDAGRLCPTDVLVAVPGDARRADALRTAALLRERGFNTEVYHQAAKIGKQIQYASRKGIPFVWFPPFEDGGPHEVKDLATGEQTEADPASWTRA, from the coding sequence ATGTCCGAGCAGCGCATCGTCCGTCCCACTCCCATCAGCGGCTTCCCCGAGTGGTTGCCCCAGATTCGGTCGGTGGAGCAGCGCTGGCTGGACCATATCCGCGCCGGGTTCGAACGCTACGGCTTCGCTTCGGTGGAGACGCCCTCGGTCGAGGCGCTCGACGTGCTGATGGCCAAGGGCGAGACCTCCCAGGAGGTCTACACCCTGCACCGGCTCCAGGCCGACGCCGGTGACGACAGCGACGCGCGGCTGGGCCTGCACTTCGACCTGACGGTGCCGTTCGCCCGCTACGTGGCGCAGCACTTCAACGAGCTGGTCTTCCCGTTCAAGCGCTACCAGGTGCAGCGCGTCTGGCGCGGCGAGCGCCCGCAGGAGGGCCGGTTCCGCGAGTTCACCCAGTGCGACATCGACGTCATCAACGTCGACCAGGTGCCGCTGCACTTCGACGCCGAACTGCCCCGCATCGTCCACGAGGTGCTCTCGGGCCTGGACATCCCGGCCTGGACCCTCAACATCAACAACCGCAAGGTGCTGCAGGGCTGCTACGAAGGCCTGGGCATCGGCGACCCGCTCGCGGTCATCCGCGCCGTCGACAAGCTGCACAAGATCGGCGCCGACGGCGTGCGCGCGATCCTGGTCGAGCAGGTCGGCCTCAGCGACGAGCAGGCCGGGGTCTGCCTCGACCTCTCCGGCATCAGGGGCTCCGACACCTCCGTGCTCGACCAGGTCGCCAAGCTGGGGGTGCGGTCGGAGCTGCTGAGCGAAGGCCTGGACGAGCTCGGGTTCGTGCTGGACTCGCTCTCCGACCTGCCCGCGGGCAGCGTGGTGGCCGACCTGTCGATCGCCCGCGGCCTGGACTACTACACCGGCACCGTCTACGAGGCGACGTTCGACGACGACCCCGGCTACGGCAGCATCTGCGCCGGCGGCCGCTACGAGAACCTGGCCGGCCAGTTCATCCGGCGCAGCCTGCCGGGCGTGGGCATCTCCATCGGCCTGACCCGGATCTTCGCCAAGCTGGTGGCCGAGGGGCGTATCGACGCCGGCCGGCTGTGCCCGACCGACGTCCTGGTCGCGGTGCCCGGTGACGCGCGCCGCGCCGACGCGCTGCGCACGGCGGCCCTGCTGCGCGAGCGCGGGTTCAACACCGAGGTCTACCACCAGGCCGCCAAGATCGGTAAGCAGATCCAGTACGCCTCGCGCAAGGGCATCCCGTTCGTGTGGTTCCCGCCGTTCGAGGACGGCGGTCCGCACGAGGTCAAGGACCTGGCGACCGGCGAGCAGACCGAGGCCGACCCGGCCTCCTGGACGCGCGCCTGA
- a CDS encoding oxamate carbamoyltransferase subunit AllH family protein, whose product MDPPRSAVIAVLAHDAVRLPNGVVLAEPQSAAPFADVAEATSARIGRRCVRFDGPAGSLSVRVSRWWRPRPPRPLTRDDAAAATRAAARLRDALTGVTGGLPAEATAPLHTALDGADRAERACAGLIGLGPGLTPSGDDAVCGFLLAVRHLGGPSLCRPLADAALARAATATTALSASLIAHAARGESCPEATDLLDAAAGHGPVGPALAALRAIGHTSGTDLALGVLAGALAVSRTRPGPSGAADSTQQTRSTRDH is encoded by the coding sequence GTGGACCCTCCGCGGTCGGCCGTGATCGCGGTACTGGCACACGACGCCGTGCGGTTGCCCAATGGAGTGGTCCTCGCCGAGCCGCAGAGCGCCGCGCCGTTCGCGGACGTCGCCGAGGCGACGTCGGCCCGGATCGGTCGGCGCTGCGTGCGGTTCGACGGCCCCGCCGGCTCACTTTCCGTCCGAGTGAGCCGGTGGTGGCGTCCCCGGCCGCCCCGCCCCCTCACGAGGGACGACGCGGCCGCGGCGACACGGGCCGCCGCCCGACTGCGCGACGCGCTCACCGGCGTCACCGGGGGCCTGCCCGCCGAGGCCACCGCCCCACTGCACACCGCCCTGGACGGCGCCGACCGGGCCGAACGCGCCTGCGCCGGCCTGATCGGCCTCGGCCCCGGCCTCACTCCCAGCGGCGACGACGCGGTCTGCGGCTTCCTGCTGGCGGTGCGGCACCTGGGCGGACCCTCGCTGTGCCGCCCGCTCGCCGACGCCGCACTGGCCCGCGCCGCGACCGCGACGACGGCGCTGTCGGCCTCACTCATCGCGCACGCCGCGCGCGGCGAGAGCTGCCCCGAGGCCACCGACCTGCTCGACGCCGCCGCCGGCCACGGACCGGTCGGCCCGGCGCTGGCGGCGCTGCGCGCGATCGGCCACACCTCGGGAACCGACCTCGCACTCGGCGTCCTCGCCGGGGCGCTGGCCGTGTCGCGCACCCGCCCGGGCCCGTCCGGCGCGGCAGACTCGACCCAGCAGACAAGGAGTACCCGTGACCACTGA
- a CDS encoding ATP-binding protein translates to MSHPRHHLPAYTGPFIGRERDVTDLCVLLGDARMVTLTGTGGIGKTRVAVRVAERCLPRFPDGVVLADLSGAATEEQAMRAVARALGAAGDGGNGAEAPSRTSVAALLRPQRILLLLDTCERAVAPLAGLCRTVLSTCPEVRILATSREPLRIPGETTWRLPPLSLPARRTGPWRAPARPPRSPVPEEIWPVPVEEALRHDAVRLFVTRATAARPGFEATPHNIGHIIEVCRELDGVPLAIELAAARIRVLSVEQILERLDDRFPLLARTDRDLPPRQRTMRAAVEWSHRLLTEPEQVLLRRLSMLSGWPLDMAEDLFAFPPIPRDDVLDLHESLLDKSLIVLDSESDGAAWYRLPTAVRAYAAEMLAANGEEEVYHRRFLDYAVSGMERAAALVSGPMLWARRRMVAERIDRGREDLNRLLVWALEHGEVAEGLRLCTAMRTYWIMRDLFAESSALLRDLLAAAPPDLPDPVRARALVVYAELCLDVDGPAAAEAAAAQGLRLAREHGDEAAEAAALAALAGTALRTEGVAAGWRDGQAALEASRRSGDRATEMLTLGTLGMLANQRGDHAAAERFLNESLTVAEDLGDAWSAARCRNGLGMLSTRRGDLSSAADHLNAALAVFEETRSGPDSARCLAGLGRLAIVRGDVAEARRRLTEGLRLSVVSGRGLAIARALETLAGLAMAEEQPTRAATLGAAAEAIHADLGRHGRYSARLRSHAGRRLGAEAAAAAWSRGRTLSLKEVVEEALSFPEPPSSPSPLTPRENEIAGLVGAGLSNREIAGRLFISQATAARHIANIFAKLGFSSRAQLADWTGHHDVDP, encoded by the coding sequence ATGTCACATCCTCGCCACCATCTGCCCGCATACACAGGCCCGTTCATCGGCCGGGAGCGCGATGTCACCGACCTCTGCGTCCTCCTCGGTGATGCGCGCATGGTCACCCTCACCGGCACCGGCGGAATCGGCAAGACCCGGGTGGCCGTGCGGGTGGCCGAGCGCTGTCTCCCCCGCTTCCCCGACGGGGTCGTCCTCGCCGACCTGAGCGGGGCGGCGACCGAGGAGCAGGCCATGCGCGCGGTCGCGCGCGCCCTGGGCGCCGCCGGAGACGGCGGGAACGGGGCCGAAGCGCCGTCGCGCACCTCGGTGGCCGCGCTCCTGCGCCCGCAGCGGATCCTGCTGCTGCTCGACACCTGCGAGCGCGCCGTCGCTCCGCTGGCCGGGCTGTGCAGGACGGTCCTGAGCACCTGCCCGGAGGTGCGGATCCTGGCCACGAGCCGCGAGCCGCTGCGCATTCCCGGCGAGACGACCTGGCGGCTGCCGCCGCTGTCGCTGCCCGCGCGGCGCACCGGCCCGTGGCGCGCGCCGGCGCGGCCGCCCCGGTCGCCGGTCCCGGAGGAGATCTGGCCGGTCCCCGTGGAGGAGGCGCTGCGCCACGACGCCGTGCGGCTGTTCGTCACCCGGGCCACGGCCGCGCGGCCCGGGTTCGAGGCGACGCCGCACAACATCGGGCACATCATCGAGGTCTGCCGGGAGCTCGACGGCGTGCCGCTCGCCATCGAACTGGCCGCGGCCCGGATCCGGGTGCTGTCGGTCGAGCAGATCCTGGAGCGCCTGGACGACCGGTTCCCGCTGCTGGCCCGCACCGACCGCGACCTCCCTCCCCGGCAGCGCACGATGCGCGCGGCGGTGGAGTGGAGCCACCGGCTGCTGACCGAGCCCGAGCAGGTGCTGCTGCGTCGGCTGTCGATGCTGTCCGGATGGCCGCTGGACATGGCGGAGGACCTCTTCGCCTTTCCGCCCATCCCCCGCGACGACGTCCTCGACCTGCACGAGTCGCTGCTGGACAAGTCCCTGATCGTCCTCGACTCCGAGTCCGACGGGGCCGCGTGGTACCGCCTGCCGACCGCCGTCCGCGCCTACGCCGCCGAGATGCTCGCCGCGAACGGCGAGGAGGAGGTCTACCACCGCCGCTTCCTCGACTACGCCGTGTCCGGGATGGAGCGCGCGGCCGCGCTGGTGTCCGGCCCGATGCTCTGGGCGCGCCGCCGCATGGTGGCCGAGAGGATCGATCGCGGCCGGGAGGACCTGAACCGCCTGCTCGTCTGGGCGCTGGAGCACGGCGAGGTCGCCGAGGGGCTGCGGCTGTGCACGGCGATGCGCACCTACTGGATCATGCGCGACCTGTTCGCCGAGAGCAGCGCGCTCCTGCGCGACCTGCTGGCCGCCGCGCCGCCGGACCTGCCCGACCCCGTGCGCGCCCGTGCGCTCGTGGTCTACGCGGAGCTGTGCCTGGACGTCGACGGTCCTGCCGCCGCCGAGGCGGCCGCGGCGCAGGGGCTGCGGCTGGCCCGCGAGCACGGCGACGAGGCGGCGGAGGCCGCCGCGCTCGCCGCCCTGGCCGGCACCGCTCTGCGCACAGAGGGCGTCGCCGCCGGGTGGCGCGACGGGCAGGCGGCCCTGGAGGCGTCCCGGCGCAGCGGCGACCGCGCCACCGAGATGCTGACCCTGGGCACGCTGGGGATGCTGGCCAACCAGCGCGGCGACCACGCCGCGGCCGAGCGGTTCCTGAACGAGTCCCTCACGGTCGCCGAGGACCTCGGTGACGCGTGGAGCGCCGCCCGGTGCCGCAACGGCCTGGGCATGCTCTCGACGCGGCGCGGCGACCTCTCCTCGGCCGCCGACCACCTCAACGCCGCGCTCGCGGTCTTCGAGGAGACCCGGTCCGGTCCGGACTCCGCCCGCTGCCTCGCGGGCCTGGGGCGGCTCGCGATCGTGCGGGGCGACGTCGCCGAGGCGCGGCGCCGGCTGACCGAAGGGCTGCGGCTCAGCGTCGTCTCCGGCCGCGGGCTCGCCATCGCGCGCGCCCTGGAGACCCTGGCCGGTCTCGCCATGGCCGAGGAGCAGCCGACCAGGGCGGCGACGCTGGGTGCGGCGGCCGAGGCGATCCACGCCGATCTGGGCCGCCACGGCCGCTACAGCGCCCGGCTGCGCTCCCACGCCGGGCGGCGCCTCGGCGCGGAGGCGGCGGCGGCCGCCTGGAGCAGGGGCCGGACCCTGTCGCTGAAGGAGGTGGTGGAGGAGGCGTTGTCCTTCCCCGAACCGCCGAGCTCGCCGTCGCCGCTCACCCCGCGGGAAAACGAGATCGCGGGGCTGGTCGGGGCCGGCCTGTCCAACCGCGAGATCGCCGGGCGGCTGTTCATCAGCCAGGCGACCGCCGCCCGCCACATCGCCAACATCTTCGCCAAACTCGGCTTCTCCTCGCGCGCCCAACTGGCTGACTGGACCGGCCACCACGACGTCGACCCTTGA
- a CDS encoding SHOCT domain-containing protein, with protein MWQLWGHDGTLVVEDNGDLVFVFGPQADPAKARFGHRRFPRGVIAWAETVDGGWLAKPYFRLHRIGEPRRPDADPSRNSDILLLTGDDQVAAVRPLVAELCADREPPVEQPFDDVVLREDIARAASDADLFLAKRSLRALPEQVTDDETVEFMTSGSHDGDSGLVVVTDRRLLHVSESRMFGSSTLSIPVGQIVSVEMSSAGFGEAAGSLVVHTSSGETAFDVVGDDGLKEITARLRRAADDADRHAGAPPAGPPAAPPAGPAAAASAAPGGTQRLLDELRQLGELRDSGVITPEEFDRLKDRLIGDI; from the coding sequence ATGTGGCAGTTGTGGGGGCACGACGGGACGCTCGTCGTCGAGGACAACGGCGATCTGGTGTTCGTCTTCGGACCGCAGGCCGACCCGGCGAAGGCCCGCTTCGGCCACCGAAGGTTCCCGCGCGGCGTCATCGCCTGGGCCGAGACCGTGGACGGCGGCTGGCTCGCCAAGCCCTACTTCCGGCTGCACCGCATCGGTGAGCCGCGGAGGCCGGACGCCGATCCGAGCCGGAACTCCGACATCCTGCTGCTCACCGGCGACGACCAGGTCGCCGCCGTGCGCCCCCTGGTGGCCGAGCTGTGCGCCGACCGGGAGCCCCCGGTCGAGCAGCCCTTCGACGACGTGGTGCTGCGCGAGGACATCGCCCGCGCGGCGAGCGACGCCGACCTGTTCCTGGCGAAGAGGTCGCTTCGGGCGCTCCCCGAGCAGGTCACGGACGACGAGACCGTGGAGTTCATGACATCCGGGTCCCATGACGGCGACTCCGGTCTCGTCGTCGTGACCGACCGGCGGCTGCTGCACGTGTCGGAGAGCCGGATGTTCGGCTCGTCGACCCTGTCCATCCCGGTCGGGCAGATCGTGTCGGTGGAGATGTCGTCGGCCGGCTTCGGGGAGGCCGCGGGATCGCTGGTCGTGCACACCTCCAGCGGGGAGACCGCGTTCGACGTCGTCGGCGATGACGGGCTCAAGGAAATCACGGCCCGGCTGCGGCGGGCCGCGGACGACGCCGACCGCCATGCCGGCGCCCCGCCCGCCGGCCCGCCCGCCGCCCCGCCCGCCGGCCCGGCCGCGGCGGCGTCCGCTGCGCCCGGCGGCACCCAGCGGCTCCTGGACGAGCTGCGCCAACTCGGCGAACTGCGGGACTCCGGCGTCATCACCCCCGAGGAGTTCGACCGGCTCAAGGACAGGCTCATCGGCGACATCTGA
- a CDS encoding FdrA family protein: MTTDPTGTRAMTVDVRRGTYRDSVGLMRVSREVAALDGVEAALVAMATELNLGLLADMGGAAPADVGPNDLLVAVRAVDEEVLAAALRRADEELAAMAGGGGGGGGAARAPARTVRAAARAAAPESPPTVALVSVPGRYAAAEAFDAMDAGLDVLVFSDNVPLEHEIALKEAAERLGRLVMGPDCGTAVIGGAGLGFANAVRPGPVGVVAASGTGAQQLMCLLDAAGVGVGHCLGVGGRDLSAEVAGRSTRRALHLLDADPGTERIVLVSKPPAPQVAKEIEAECAALATPVHLVLLGGDGTDISAAAAEVATALGRPAPAWPTWLPDEPVRPRAGALRGLFCGGTLADEAMVIASAVLGPIASNIPLHPDDERWTLDAGLRSDDHLVIDFGDDDLTAGRPHPMIDPSVREERLAAELADPACGAVLLDVIIGHGSHPDPAAGVAAVLRAADSPAPVVVTLCGAEDDAQGLSAQAETLRAAGAEVYLSNAEATRRAVALLTAP, from the coding sequence GTGACCACTGACCCGACCGGCACGCGCGCCATGACGGTGGACGTCCGCAGGGGCACCTACCGCGACTCCGTGGGACTCATGCGAGTGAGCAGGGAGGTCGCCGCGCTCGACGGGGTCGAGGCCGCGCTCGTGGCGATGGCCACCGAGCTCAACCTGGGACTGCTCGCCGACATGGGCGGCGCGGCCCCCGCCGACGTGGGGCCCAACGACCTGCTCGTGGCCGTGCGGGCGGTGGACGAGGAGGTCCTGGCCGCCGCGCTGCGCCGGGCCGACGAGGAACTGGCCGCCATGGCGGGCGGCGGGGGCGGCGGGGGCGGCGCGGCCCGGGCGCCGGCCCGAACGGTCCGCGCCGCCGCGCGCGCGGCGGCGCCGGAGTCGCCGCCCACGGTCGCGCTGGTCTCGGTGCCCGGCCGCTACGCGGCCGCCGAGGCGTTCGACGCCATGGACGCGGGACTGGACGTGCTGGTCTTCAGCGACAACGTCCCGCTGGAGCACGAGATCGCGCTGAAGGAGGCGGCCGAGCGGCTGGGCCGGCTGGTGATGGGGCCGGACTGCGGGACGGCGGTGATCGGCGGGGCCGGGCTCGGGTTCGCCAACGCCGTGCGCCCCGGCCCCGTCGGCGTCGTCGCGGCGTCGGGGACCGGGGCCCAGCAGTTGATGTGCCTGCTGGACGCGGCGGGCGTCGGCGTCGGCCACTGCCTGGGCGTGGGCGGCCGGGACCTCTCGGCGGAGGTCGCGGGCCGCTCCACCCGGCGGGCGCTGCACCTCCTCGACGCCGACCCCGGCACCGAGCGGATCGTGCTGGTCTCCAAGCCGCCGGCGCCCCAGGTCGCCAAGGAGATCGAGGCCGAGTGCGCCGCCCTGGCCACGCCGGTGCACCTGGTGCTGCTCGGCGGCGACGGCACCGACATCAGCGCCGCGGCCGCCGAGGTCGCGACCGCGCTGGGCCGCCCGGCGCCCGCGTGGCCGACCTGGCTCCCCGACGAGCCGGTCCGCCCCCGCGCCGGCGCACTGCGCGGGCTCTTCTGCGGCGGGACGCTGGCCGACGAGGCCATGGTGATCGCCTCGGCCGTCCTCGGCCCGATCGCCTCGAACATCCCGCTGCACCCCGACGACGAGCGCTGGACGCTGGACGCGGGCCTGCGCTCCGACGACCACCTCGTCATCGACTTCGGCGACGACGACCTCACCGCCGGCCGGCCGCACCCGATGATCGACCCGTCGGTGCGCGAGGAGCGGCTGGCCGCCGAACTCGCCGATCCGGCGTGCGGCGCGGTGCTGCTCGACGTCATCATCGGGCACGGCTCCCACCCCGACCCCGCAGCGGGCGTGGCGGCGGTGCTGCGCGCCGCGGACTCGCCCGCCCCCGTGGTCGTCACGCTGTGCGGCGCCGAGGACGACGCCCAGGGCCTGTCGGCCCAGGCCGAGACGCTGCGCGCCGCGGGCGCCGAGGTGTACCTGTCCAACGCCGAGGCCACCCGTCGGGCGGTCGCCCTGCTGACGGCACCGTGA